One Raphanus sativus cultivar WK10039 unplaced genomic scaffold, ASM80110v3 Scaffold0195, whole genome shotgun sequence genomic window carries:
- the LOC108832574 gene encoding uncharacterized protein LOC108832574 isoform X2 — protein sequence MFENKDVFPGFVVWINQTIREPLKAEFKRLRNVKEQNLVKSLKAEKETTHDNHRYEKLEKQLQAWRTNPSWIDQPPKVQVKTQNGSFCHLNIEVNVGLPPESVYNIFTHPDNKRYFKNIKECISRKVLMEEGPMQTVEVKQAAAWKFLWWSVKI from the exons ATGTTTGAAAATAAGGATGTGTTTCCTGGATTTGTGGTCTGGATTAATCAGACTATTCGAGAGCCTCTTAAG GCTGAGTTCAAGAGATTAAGGAATGTCAAAGAGCAAAACTTGGTTAAGAGTCTCAAGGCAGAGAAAGAGACTACTCATGATAACCATAGATATGAGAAGTTAGAGAAGCAATTACAAGCTTGGAGAACTAATCCTTCATGGATTGATCAACCTCCGAAGGTTCAG GTGAAAACACAAAACGGTTCTTTTTGTCATTTGAATATAGAAGTTAACGTGGGACTGCCTCCTGAATCAGTCTACAACATTTTCACGCATCCAGACAACAAAAGATACTTCAAGAACATCAAG GAATGCATATCAAGAAAAGTTTTGATGGAGGAAGGACCAATGCAAACCGTCGAGGTGAAGCAAGCTGCGGCCTGGAAGTTCCTTTGGTGGTCTG TCAAAATATAA
- the LOC108832574 gene encoding uncharacterized protein LOC108832574 isoform X1, translating to MFENKDVFPGFVVWINQTIREPLKAEFKRLRNVKEQNLVKSLKAEKETTHDNHRYEKLEKQLQAWRTNPSWIDQPPKVQVKTQNGSFCHLNIEVNVGLPPESVYNIFTHPDNKRYFKNIKECISRKVLMEEGPMQTVEVKQAAAWKFLWWSGTFPVHLIVQENRKNLTSKYKQEKTMFMKVFEGCWRVEPLFIDGHLCDRMKPKTREEYDTCSNGRGRIGSKVTMDQMFQPSAILTPPPLSWYIRGITIKTTESMIEDLLAEAARIRGGGGGGGQDDDKGENGVVLEKSKDEYIKERWRSRRRSNGMRYTNR from the exons ATGTTTGAAAATAAGGATGTGTTTCCTGGATTTGTGGTCTGGATTAATCAGACTATTCGAGAGCCTCTTAAG GCTGAGTTCAAGAGATTAAGGAATGTCAAAGAGCAAAACTTGGTTAAGAGTCTCAAGGCAGAGAAAGAGACTACTCATGATAACCATAGATATGAGAAGTTAGAGAAGCAATTACAAGCTTGGAGAACTAATCCTTCATGGATTGATCAACCTCCGAAGGTTCAG GTGAAAACACAAAACGGTTCTTTTTGTCATTTGAATATAGAAGTTAACGTGGGACTGCCTCCTGAATCAGTCTACAACATTTTCACGCATCCAGACAACAAAAGATACTTCAAGAACATCAAG GAATGCATATCAAGAAAAGTTTTGATGGAGGAAGGACCAATGCAAACCGTCGAGGTGAAGCAAGCTGCGGCCTGGAAGTTCCTTTGGTGGTCTGGTACTTTTCCTGTACATCTAATTGTTCAAGAAAACCGAAAAAATCTTACC TCAAAATATAAGCAAGAGAAAACAATGTTCATGAAAGTATTTGAGGGTTGTTGGAGAGTAGAGCCATTGTTTATAGACGGACATTTGTGTGACCGCATGAAACCAAAAACTCGAGAAGAATATGATACTTGCAGCAACGGACGAGGAAGGATAGGGTCGAAGGTGACAATGGATCAGATGTTTCAGCCTTCTGCTATACTTACTCCACCTCCACTTTCTTGGTACATTCGCGGGATTACTATTAAAACCACAGAGAGTATGATTGAGGATCTCCTCGCGGAAGCTGCTAGGAtccgaggaggaggaggaggaggaggacaagATGATGATAAAGGAGAAAACGGCGTTGTATTGGAGAAGAGCAAAGATGAGTACATAAAGGAGAGATGGAGATCACGTAGGAGAAGTAACGGGATGAGATATACGAATCGGTGA
- the LOC108832576 gene encoding uncharacterized protein LOC108832576 has protein sequence MGIFPGFGSWISKNTQQLLKAESKGSENVESKSVSEKDTNYNAPANKKKKEYVYDEKQEMIEHILWYDEEKKHPWHSPPPNVKVTTKKGVYHMNLEVTIGAAPEKTFLWLTDPWGSSFLDEKKWRDLMKNVKRKVLTEDGPRRVIKVKKIVVHDFLSLTSIPIPLHLIVEENEKDLTGKYKKEKVMLMKVFQGNFKVEPIYIDQERLCKKRLPKSREEYKECSGGQGKIASKLTVNQYFELYPPFNLPPLSWYIRGNTIKTSKNLLKALQNTAKSIRTVDLPEEYKELRAKMNSRNKANSIF, from the exons ATGGGTATATTCCCTGGATTTGGTAGCTGGATCAGTAAGAACACTCAACAGCTTCTCAAG GCCGAGTCCAAGGGATCTGAAAATGTCGAATCTAAGTCGGTGTCAGAGAAAGACACTAATTATAATGCTCCTgctaacaagaagaagaaagaatatGTTTATGATGAAAAACAGGAGATGATAGAACATATACTTTGGTATGACGAAGAGAAGAAGCATCCTTGGCATAGTCCCCCTCCCAATGTCAAG GTGACAACAAAGAAGGGTGTTTACCATATGAACTTAGAAGTGACCATAGGAGCGGCGCCTGAAAAAACCTTCTTATGGTTGACTGATCCATGGGGCAGTTCGTTTTTGGATGAGAAGAAGTGGCGCGACCTTATG aAAAACGTAAAACGAAAGGTTTTGACGGAGGATGGTCCGAGGCGGGTCATCAAGGTGAAGAAAATTGTGGTTCATGACTTCTTATCGCTGACGTCTATACCTATCCCGTTACATCTAATTGTGGAAGAAAACGAAAAAGATCTTACG GGAAAGTATAAGAAAGAGAAAGTAATGTTGATGAAAGTGTTCCAAGGCAACTTTAAAGTGGAGCCTATATATATAGATCAAGAACGATTGTGCAAAAAGAGGTTACCAAAAAGTCGAGAAGAATATAAAGAATGTAGTGGTGGCCAAGGAAAGATTGCGTCAAAATTGACAGTAAACCAATACTTTGAGCTATATCCTCCATTTAATCTACCGCCGCTTTCTTGGTACATCCGTGGGAACACCATCAAAACCTCCAAAAATCTGCTCAAAGCACTTCAGAACACGGCTAAGAGTATACGAACGGTTGATCTGCCCGAAGAGTATAAAGAACTTAGAGCAAAGATGAACTCCAGGAATAAGGctaattcaatattttaa